DNA from Fusarium musae strain F31 chromosome 7, whole genome shotgun sequence:
GTCGTTAGCCAAGTCGAGGATCGTTCGGTCAGGTACATACCAGCATCTGGACAAAGTAGTCCTACTCAAGTTAGCATTGGCTCATTGACGGTTGACAGCAGACATGCCTTGATTCCAACCTTGCGCAGGTTGGACAATGTTCGTGAGATTGTCGACATGATGGCGGTTGAGCGACAATTGACCTCAGCGGGATGATTGTTGATAGCGTCGATGATGTGAGGTTTGAAGATTACCGCGGATCAACTTCGGCAGATTGAGTTCGTGACGGCATGGGTACGTACCACGAAGCTCAACCAGAAATTCTAGCGATCTACGGATACAAGCACCTTTAAGCAAGCTTTAATTGAGCTTAAGATTCGAGATGCTTACTCGGAGCTGTGCACGGTGCACTACGAGACTGCGTGCCTCAAGTTTCAAGCCCAGGGTTCCCAGTGCACGAGTCCAGACAAGACAGTATGCGATGCCGGCTGGAAACACTCAGGGCTCTGTGAATAATGCTGGAGCTTTAGCCCCTTTCGTCACTGAATTGGATCGATTGGCACCGAGTTTCGATATTCGAGGGGAGCAGATTCAGATTATTCGTACCCCAGCAGAGTTTTACGAAACGCTCAAGGTTGGACTACCATTGATACGAAAGCGACAGGGCTGATTGGTTTAGGATCGGATACGAAAAGCACAGCGACGGATCTTCTTGTCGACGCTGTACATTGGAAAGTCAGAAAAGGAACTCATTGAGACGCTGCAGGAGGCCTTGAGGAAAAATCCCGATGTGAAATTGAGTATTCTTACGGATGCGCTGCGAGGGACAAGGGAGGCACCTAATCCTTCGAGTGCATCGTTGCTTGCACCCCTGGTCGAGGAGTTTGGAGCAGACCGTGTGGAAATTCGAATGTATCACACGCCGAATCTCACTGGATTGAGGAAACAGTATATCCCCAAGAGGATAAACGAGGGTTGGGGACTTCAGCATATGAAGCtttatggtgttgatgatgagattatCATGTCTGGGTATGTCCAAGCCCCTGGTGGTCGAAGAAATACTGACTTTTCAGGGCAAACCTGTCGACTGACTACTTTACTAATCGTCAAGATCGATACCATCTTTTTGCTTCAAAAGAAGTGACTGATCATTTCTGGAAGATCCATTCAGGGGTCACGTCTTTTAGCTTCTTGGTTCAACCCTCAACTGAACCAGCGGGTTTTACACTCTCATGGCCAGAGAACAATTCTGCCCCTTCACCACTAGAGAACCCCCAGTCTTTCGTCAAGAGTACTACATCGACACTCCAGACTCTATTGCATCCGACAACCAAGCCCGAGAAT
Protein-coding regions in this window:
- a CDS encoding hypothetical protein (BUSCO:EOG09261ICI~EggNog:ENOG41), which gives rise to MPAGNTQGSVNNAGALAPFVTELDRLAPSFDIRGEQIQIIRTPAEFYETLKDRIRKAQRRIFLSTLYIGKSEKELIETLQEALRKNPDVKLSILTDALRGTREAPNPSSASLLAPLVEEFGADRVEIRMYHTPNLTGLRKQYIPKRINEGWGLQHMKLYGVDDEIIMSGANLSTDYFTNRQDRYHLFASKEVTDHFWKIHSGVTSFSFLVQPSTEPAGFTLSWPENNSAPSPLENPQSFVKSTTSTLQTLLHPTTKPENEISDTRVYMLGQMSQVMKPDTSTELPVITHILKTLALPAYRESLWTFTAGYFNPAPSLTKLLLNTASTSNTVITASPEANGFYKSKGVSGLLPDAYTLLARRFVHRVHHQGRDNDITLKEWRYGVVGQPGGWTYHAKGLWVTMPGDKNPAMSIIGSSNYTKRSYSHDLEAGALIVTRDEGLKGRLGEEQLWLQEHATKATRDDFARTERRVGLKVRVAMWIVSLVGGAL